From Quercus lobata isolate SW786 chromosome 11, ValleyOak3.0 Primary Assembly, whole genome shotgun sequence:
ACATTAGAGAAGTAGCCATGAATGGCTTGGAATTCTTTAGTGTTGGTTTTGATTGAGTACTCCCactcaaaaagaaaatcaaaacataaagtACTAGCTATCATGGGAAAAATAGACAAATCTAAAATGGAGATCATATATTATTcatgaaggaagaagaagaagattgagtGATTTTATTCTACCATATTTCTTCCGGACAAAGTTGACAACATGAATGAAGGAAATAAGAATTTATGTTTTTCTATACTTAGCTTGTCTTATAAAAGTTCATTGCATTGTATTGCACCTATATATTTAGTATTCACAACTTCCACCAAGCTCAATAGACTAATCTGTCCAGCCTTTATTCAATCTCGTTTGACATTTTCAAATAATGGTGTTAAATGTTTAAGatgttttttgaattaattatgCTTACATTTCCTTTGTGTGTGCGTAGAAATTATATTTCTATGATTTTGCTTTTGTGTAAATTGCTGTTAATCACTTATATGTTTAATTTGTGGGTCCAATTTTAGGGCTATCACATACTAACCACAGTGCAGCATTTCCTGTTCACTCCCTCATATTAATTGCCTTGTGTAATGTCCAGTTTACTCATTTATAAGCAATATGTCATTTGCTAAGTGGTTTATGTCATTTGCTAAGGGGTTTACTTTTGAGAaacaacttttaattttaaattatttatagttATATATGTCTcatgatttttttcttcaaaagattttaaattaggacctttttggtttttggagtGGTTTATGGACTATGGAGTTTAATTGGCTAATAATGTACACATTCTTTTGGGTTTCCTTTGGGAGCatttaaaaatgttttggatTACCATTGAAGTATAAACAAGTTATTACTTTGTTGActtacttgttttgtttgttttaagatctatctctttttgaagatgtaaacttgtaattataTACATTTTGACAGCGAACTATTAACATTGAAGATTTTTTCcattatgaatttatgactataaataatttttataatgcTTAAAACTGTCAGAATTGGAAGGATATTAACTAGTGGCATTAAGTGCAATTCATTtacttaattgattttattcatcCTCTCTAAACAGGTTgtctttgatttgtttttgtaatttaaaaaaaaaaaaaaaaaaaaaaaaaaaaaaaaaaaaaaaaaacttgtttgaaaaatacgggtcaactcaacccaacccaacccacaacCCGGTTGACTTGTTTAAAAATGACCCATTTTGACTTGCGACCCGTTTGACCCgccaacccgattgacccgccAACCCAATTGACTCGACCCTAACCCAACTCGACccacccgttttgccatgtctacatGGGACTTAAACTTAGTGCACGGATTATTGTCACATGATGAAGCTGCTTTAGTTCTCAGCATTCCATTGAGCCATACTCGTATGGAGGACAAGATCATTTGGCCCTTCACCCCCTCAGGTAAGTATATTATAAGCTCGGGTTCAAAATTTCTAACTAAACTCAACTTTGTGCAGATTCTTACAGCCAACCAGTAGCAGCAAAGTGGAATTTGGAATCAGGTTTGGGGGCTTAACATCCCTAATAAAGTGCGGCATTTCATGTGGCGAGTGTGCAAGAAAGCTATACCAGCAAAGCATAACTTATTAAGGAGGAAGATTTTATTAGAAGACAAATGCGAGCAGTGTGGTGTGGAGTCCAAAACGGTAATTCATGCATTATGAGAATGTGCCATGCTAGACGAAATATGGGAGGCTATTCTAGGTTTTGAAGATCGGAGACAATATGCAATTTCAAACACTAGAGATTTGATTAATGTGCTTCccgataaaagaaaaaatttggaaCTCATGGCTATGGTGATGTGGACGATTTGGCATCGACACAACCTGCTCCGAGTTAGTTCAAATGCTTTTCCCACAGCACAAGTCCTCCAACAAGCTACCCAGTCTTTGGCCACTTTCCAACAAAGCCAACAATCCCTCAGTCAGCCATCAGCAACCTCTTGATCTCAACCCCGTGCTTATTGCAGTCTGCCTCCCTCGAATTGCCTTAAACTGAATTTCGATGGAGCCGTCTTTCTAAAGTTGGGCAAGGCTGGCTTGGGGGTGGTCGTTCACGATAGTCAAGGAAATGCAATAGCCTTGCTGCTAGAACAAGCCCCTCTACCATTCTCATTAGACATAGTGAAAGCCATGGTAGCAGCAAGGGCGATGGCCTTTGCACAAGAACTGGGTATTGCAGAATTTATACTTGAAGGAGACTCAGAAGTAGTGATTAACTCCCTTCAAAGCAAGGAAGCCTCGTTCTCTTCGTTTGGCCATCTTCTTGAGTCAGCAAAATCCACACTAGTTTCAAGTAATTGTATTGCCTTTTCCCGTGTATGTAGAAGTGGTAATAAAATAGACCATAACCTATCTAGACATGCAAGAAATGTCAGAGGTTTGTCAGTGTGGGCGGAGGATGTACCGCCACACTTAGCTGATATACTCTTTGCTGAACCTGGTTGATTTTATAAAAGTAGTagttttcattctcaaaaaaaaaaaaaaaaaaaaaaaaaaaaataaaccaataaatgcttttttttttttttttttttgtttatactttttatttaggGATGAAATTCTCTTAGAAACAAAAAGTAAATACGCAAATTATATAcgcaatattttaattttaaaaaatgaatatgatATTTCCATATATGGAACTAGAGTGGGAATCCTAGAAAGAAGTTTGTTCTTGCTGGCTCTGGAGGATACAAAGAGCTTGTGAGATCAGGAAAGATAAGTTCCCTATACATGCATATGAATAGCAGCAAGTTTTTCTGTTTCCACTTTGCAAATTTGGTTTAGATAATTGATTCAAATTCTCTTCCCTTTGTTACATGTCCATGAAATTTTACCAGTCATGATTTCCCAGATCTGATAGTTGTAGGTCTTATTGGAAATATTGTATTATGTCTTTTGTATTTGGCAACCATTATTATACAAGCATTTTTGTTGTagaggaataaaaaagaaatgaacttGGTAGTATCTCAAACTGTTATCATACGGTACAATTTTCCAAACAATCATACACTGAACTCTTTTATCCTTTGTCTGATTTTTCTCCTTTGCTCAAATCCATTAAACTTCACAGTAATCACACATACAAATGCTTTGGCTTCAACATACAAATAAGGTGTATCAATCAGCATTTCAAGGGCGAAACTTGCAAGCAGTTTTAAGCTCTTCTGCTGGTTTGTCACCAGCAAGGCCACTGTCAACCCATGCTGAGTAACCCCCTCCCATATTAGTTACATGTTTATATCCCTGCCATCACCAAATCTATCTATGTTATCCTTTTGtcaatggaaaaaaaaaccataaatggTATAAAGAACTACGTATTTCGTCCACAACTATAGTAATCCTAATTTGTCTTTCAAAATAATTAGGGTAAAGCACTTGTACATAACATCCACCATTGAGTGCTTGGAGATTCGGGATCTTGGGTTCGAGTTGCTGGGACAACATATTAGTAAATAGTACATCTAAAATACTTGGCAATAAAATGCTCTGAAATAAACTTACCGCATTAAGCAGATCAACACAGGCACGAAATGATCTGCCTCCACTATTGCAACCCTTCACAGtattaagaaaaatgttataaatagcTAGATAGTGGTACCaaactttctttgttttttaaattatcattaAGTGTCATACTTGTATATGCAGTTTTCTTTTACATTCCCTTCTAACCTCAACAATGATTTCTATATATCTTCACTATTGTGCTGAAGAACTCTTAAACTTATATAGTCTTTTATTTTCGTCTTCGTTAAAACTATGACTTTGAATAACATATACAAGTTTAACAACCATATTGGCTTAGTAGCACTGTTTGGTTTTCCATAAGAAGATCCTGAATTCAAATCCCTCTTCGTCATTAACGTTTTGTAAGCACCCCAAAAATAACATATAGTACAAGTCATGAATACATTCACATCCTACCACATGCCAGTCCACCCACTTGCAAATAATGAAACAGTGAGTAATAGTTTTACCACGACTGAGTGATCCTCCTTCTCGGAAATGGCAGCTACTTGGGTGAGAAAGTCAGGGTTTTTCACTCTCCCTGTTTGTCAACAGAATCAAAAATGAGGGAAGAAATAGTCTAAATCATAATCATAATCCCTTTTGGAAATTGGGTGAAATGAGTGAAATGAGTTTGCAGGAATTTCAAGCTCCTAATCATAatccctttttgtttttggttttggttgcCTAATGAAACAGAAGTGTATTAATAATATGATGAACAAGAAACTGACAAACTGACCTTCTTCGGTGATGAACATGTAAGGAACATTTAATGCATTATCAATGTGGCTCTTGTTGAATTCCTCAACTGACCTGTTAAACATAGATTCATATACTTCcaccattttattattattgtaaaacAATGTCAAACTTATGTCATGTTTGCATTCACATAGGCCTTGAGATTGTATCATAGCTTAAAACTTGGAATTATTTAGCTAatcaaactgaaaaaaaaactaacatctaAGATCCCACCTCACATCTAAATAATGGTGACCTGAGCCAAGGAGATCTTTTGCAGTATGCACATCGACAGTCATAACATCTTCATGCCTGCAAAAGATGAACAAGATAAGTctcaaatacaaatttttagTACTTTATACAACCAAAGTTATCTTGAAGCCATTGTAAAAGGATTTGAACTTTGGATAGAAAGTTAATATTTGGGTTAGTTTCTTAACATTGACCcgaaatttagaaaaataaaatgaagaggaaaggaaaaagaagcaTATTAGAATCATAGAAATGAGGATCATagattattttgagaatcttaCCCTTTGGTGCCTTCCATGAATGCTTTTGTAGGAAAGGGCAAAATGCTACAAGGCCTCAGGCTTTCAAGGAATGTACATAACACAATTGCAAAACACCAGTATGAGTTATATATCAAGGATATTGCAATCTTGCTTGTTCCTTTCCGTTGACTTTGATAATTAGGCATGAGCATGTAAGGAATAAGCCTGGGAtaaccttattttttattagtatgaGTGTGACACTTCCCCAAGTAAACAGtgctaaatttttataaaatcaaatgGTTTCTTCTAGCTTTTTTTAATGCGATTcctcactctctttctcattgtttATGTTTTATAAACTTATCCACTCATATTTATATAAGTTTTAGCAAAATTACTTGGATTATTGACCCGTCCTACTTCTTACCTTGTATTGCAAGTCATGATTATTAGAATTTATAGCATTTGAATTTGaatggtcaatttttttttttaaatcataaattaaTTCATCTATAATAATAGTGGGATTGaatcca
This genomic window contains:
- the LOC115967071 gene encoding protein HIGH ARSENIC CONTENT 1, mitochondrial, with amino-acid sequence MTCNTRHEDVMTVDVHTAKDLLGSGHHYLDVRSVEEFNKSHIDNALNVPYMFITEEGRVKNPDFLTQVAAISEKEDHSVVGCNSGGRSFRACVDLLNAGYKHVTNMGGGYSAWVDSGLAGDKPAEELKTACKFRP